The genomic region TGAATGGGAGAAAATGTATCGAGAAAGATGGAGTCATGACAAAGTTGTGCGTACGACCCATGGTGTGAATTGTACGGGATCGTGCTCTTGGAAAGTATTTGTCAAAAACGGTGTCATTACATGGGAAAATCAACAAATTGACTATCCAAGTTGTGGCCCAGATATGCCAGAGTTTGAGCCGCGTGGATGTCCTCGTGGTGCTTCTTTTTCTTGGTATGAGTACAGTCCATTGCGTATTAAATATCCATATATTAGAGGGAAACTTTGGGAATTGTGGACCGCTGCATTAGAAGAACATCAAGACCCTATAAAAGCTTGGGCCTCTATCGTAGAAGATGAGGACAAAGCGCGTATATACAAATCTGCACGAGGAAAAGGCGGCCATATTCGTGCAAAGTGGAAAGATGTCTCTCAATTAATTGCAGCACAATTAATTTATACTATCAAAAAAGATGGTCCGGACCGTATAGCTGGATTCACACCAATTCCTGCGATGTCTATGATTAGCTATGCAGCGGGCGCGAGATTTATCTCACTTCTAGGTGGAGAAATGTTAAGTTTTTATGATTGGTATGCTGACTTACCACCTGCTTCACCACAAATTTGGGGTGAACAAACAGATGTACCAGAATCAAGTGATTGGTATAACGCATCCTATATTATGATGTGGGGATCAAATGTCCCGTTAACACGTACGCCAGATGCACACTTTATGACGGAAGTTCGTTATAAGGGCGCAAAAGTGGTTTCTGTAGCGCCAGACTATGCCGAAAATGTCAAGTTTGCAGATAACTGGCTAGCCCCTAATCCAGGTACCGATGCGGCATTAGCACAAGCAATGACACATGTTATCTTACAAGAATTTTATGAAGACCAACCGTCGGAAATGTTTATCAATTATGCGAAACAATATTCAGATATGCCATTTATTATTCGCCTTGATCAAGATGATAACGGTTATAAAGCTGGACGATTTTTGCGTTCGAGTGACTTTGGAGGTACGACTGAAAATAGTGAGTGGAAACCAGTTGTGATTGATGCAAACACCGACACAATTCAAGTTCCAAATGGCACAATGGGACAGCGCTGGGAAGAAGGTAAACAATGGAACTTAAAGCTTGAAAATGAAAATGGTGAAGCAATTGACCCTGCCATGACAGTTGCGAATGGAGCACACAGCATTGAAACGATTCAGTTTCCATATTTTGATAATGATGGGAATGGAATTTTTGAACGTCCTATACCAGTTCGTCACGTTAAACTAGCGAATGATGAGGACGTATTAGTGACTACAGTTTACGACTTAATGGCAAGTCAATACGGTGTTAAACGCTTTAATCATGTGCTTGAAGCAAAAGGATTTGATGATACTGAATCGTTTTATACACCAGCATGGCAAGAAAAAGTAACTGGTGTTAAAGCCAACGTGATTACACAAGTGGCACGAGAATTTGCTCAAAATGCGATTGATACAGGTGGCCGCTCTATGATTATTATGGGTGCGGGTATTAATCATTGGTTCAACTCAGATACGATTTATCGTTCAATCCTTAACCTAGTGATTTTATGTGGATGTCAAGGCGTCAATGGTGGCGGATGGGCACATTATGTAGGTCAAGAAAAATGTCGTCCAATTGAAGGATGGAGTACGATTGCTTTTGCCAAAGACTGGCAAGGTCCACCACGTCTACAAAACGGGACAAGTTGGTTCTATTTTGCAACGGATCAGTGGAAATATGAAGAATCAGGTGTTGACCGATTAGCCTCTCCTTTAGCGGATAGTATTAAATTGCAACATCCAGCAGACTATAACGTTTTAGCAGCACGTAATGGCTGGCTGCCATCTTACCCGCAATTTGACCGCAATAGTTTGTTATGGGGAGAAGAATCGCGAGACCGCGGTGAATTTACAAATGAAGCGATTTTAAAACAAGCGATTGAAGATGTAAAGACACGTCAAACTAAATTTGCTGTTGAAAATCCAGGATTACGCAAAAATCATCCGAAAACCTTATTCGTGTGGCGTTCAAACTTAATCTCAAGTTCGGCTAAAGGTCAAGAATATTTTATGAAACACTTACTTGGAACAAAATCTGCGTTAATGGCTGAACCTAATGAAAAAGATAAGCCTGAAGAGATTGAGTGGAGCGATGATACTGTTGGAAAGTTAGATTTGCTTGTATCGCTTGATTTTCGTATGACGGCGACACCTTTATATTCCGATATTGTGTTACCTGCAGCAACATGGTACGAAAAACATGATATTTCATCTACAGATATGCATCCATTTATTCATCCGTTCAATCCGGCTATTGATCCATTATGGGAGTCGCGTTCAGATTGGGACATCTTTAAAACTATTAGTAAAACATTTTCAGAGATGTCACGTGTGCATTTACGAGGAACGTTTAAAGATGTTGTGACGTCTCCTTTAGCGCATGATTCAAAGCAAGAAATCTCTCTTGCATACGGTAAAGTCTATGACTGGACTAAGGGAGAAGTTGAAGCTATACCAGGAAAGACGATGCCAGGATTTGCAGTTGTTGACCGTACGTATACAGATGTTCACGATAAGTTCATTTCAGTCGGACCATTACTTGAAAATGGCAAAGTAGGAGCCCATGGCGTGAGCTTCTCTGTTAAAGAAGAGTACGACGAATTACGTAGCATGGTCGGAACATGGGATGATGATACGGTGAAAAAGAATAAGCCACGTATTGATACAGCGCGTAAAGTGGCAGATGTCATTTTAAACGTATCATCAGCATCTAATGGACGTGTATCTCAAAAATCATATGAAGATTTAGAAGCACAAACAGGAGTGACACTGAAAGATATTTCCGCAGAACGAGCATCCGAGAAGATTACATTTTTAAACATTACATCTCAACCTCGTGAAGTCATTCCAACAGCGGTATTCCCAGGGTCTAATAAACAAGGGCGTCGCTATTCTCCATTCACTACGAATATTGAACGCCTTGTACCTTTTAGAACATTGACAGGTCGTCAAAGCTACTACATCGACCATGAAGTCTTTTTACAATTTGGTGAGGCATTGCCTGTATATAAACCGACATTACCGCCAATGGTATTTGGTACAAAAGATAAAGAAGTCAAAGGTGGCGTAGATGCACTTGTGTTGAGATATTTAACACCACATGGGAAATGGAATATTCATTCAACGTATCAAGATAATCAACATATGTTAACACTTTTCAGAGGTGGGCCTACAGTATGGATTTCAAATGAAGATGCGGTACAACATGATATTCAAGACAATGATTGGTTAGAAGTTTATAACAGAAATGGCGTTGTGACAGCGAGGGCTGTCGTTTCTCATCGTATGCCTAGAGGGACAATGTTTATGTATCACGCACAAGATAAACATATCGAAACACCGGGATCCGAAATATCTGGAACGCGAGGCGGGTCACATAACGCTCCGACACGAATTCACTTAAAGCCGACACAATTAATGGGAGGATATGCACAGATTAGTTATTCATTTAACTACTATGGTCCCATTGGAAATCAACGAGATGTG from Staphylococcus felis harbors:
- a CDS encoding nitrate reductase subunit alpha codes for the protein MAKFGLNFFKPTEKFNGNWSVLEHKSREWEKMYRERWSHDKVVRTTHGVNCTGSCSWKVFVKNGVITWENQQIDYPSCGPDMPEFEPRGCPRGASFSWYEYSPLRIKYPYIRGKLWELWTAALEEHQDPIKAWASIVEDEDKARIYKSARGKGGHIRAKWKDVSQLIAAQLIYTIKKDGPDRIAGFTPIPAMSMISYAAGARFISLLGGEMLSFYDWYADLPPASPQIWGEQTDVPESSDWYNASYIMMWGSNVPLTRTPDAHFMTEVRYKGAKVVSVAPDYAENVKFADNWLAPNPGTDAALAQAMTHVILQEFYEDQPSEMFINYAKQYSDMPFIIRLDQDDNGYKAGRFLRSSDFGGTTENSEWKPVVIDANTDTIQVPNGTMGQRWEEGKQWNLKLENENGEAIDPAMTVANGAHSIETIQFPYFDNDGNGIFERPIPVRHVKLANDEDVLVTTVYDLMASQYGVKRFNHVLEAKGFDDTESFYTPAWQEKVTGVKANVITQVAREFAQNAIDTGGRSMIIMGAGINHWFNSDTIYRSILNLVILCGCQGVNGGGWAHYVGQEKCRPIEGWSTIAFAKDWQGPPRLQNGTSWFYFATDQWKYEESGVDRLASPLADSIKLQHPADYNVLAARNGWLPSYPQFDRNSLLWGEESRDRGEFTNEAILKQAIEDVKTRQTKFAVENPGLRKNHPKTLFVWRSNLISSSAKGQEYFMKHLLGTKSALMAEPNEKDKPEEIEWSDDTVGKLDLLVSLDFRMTATPLYSDIVLPAATWYEKHDISSTDMHPFIHPFNPAIDPLWESRSDWDIFKTISKTFSEMSRVHLRGTFKDVVTSPLAHDSKQEISLAYGKVYDWTKGEVEAIPGKTMPGFAVVDRTYTDVHDKFISVGPLLENGKVGAHGVSFSVKEEYDELRSMVGTWDDDTVKKNKPRIDTARKVADVILNVSSASNGRVSQKSYEDLEAQTGVTLKDISAERASEKITFLNITSQPREVIPTAVFPGSNKQGRRYSPFTTNIERLVPFRTLTGRQSYYIDHEVFLQFGEALPVYKPTLPPMVFGTKDKEVKGGVDALVLRYLTPHGKWNIHSTYQDNQHMLTLFRGGPTVWISNEDAVQHDIQDNDWLEVYNRNGVVTARAVVSHRMPRGTMFMYHAQDKHIETPGSEISGTRGGSHNAPTRIHLKPTQLMGGYAQISYSFNYYGPIGNQRDVYVAVRKMKEVDWLED